One genomic region from Phragmites australis chromosome 1, lpPhrAust1.1, whole genome shotgun sequence encodes:
- the LOC133885230 gene encoding uncharacterized protein LOC133885230, whose amino-acid sequence MATSPAHSSASSYCSLNVVTLPPAPAFMIQIINIRSHAPVTLDINESNYNQWRCFLDSILGKFGLTAHVSSPPPLDQHDTKWVMTDHVVVNWIYTTISKSVFDIVYRLRSNAFTIWDAVESLFRDNKLQQAVYLEARFHTLQQGEMSITDYTTRLKTLTDNLRDVGQPISEPSQVLNLLCNLNPKYQHVKPIITTKFPSHTFMSACSYLLLEELCAHHDEKMDVGQDLYAGHSSSPNNADGNNDTSLGSGGSKNWSHTKKRDRDCSSGSSTNDGSGPHNSTNTDSSGHAKHPSAPRLPWVTDYNP is encoded by the coding sequence ATGGCCACTTCTCCGGCGCACTCTTCTGCTTCCTCCTATTGTTCACTCAACGTTGTCACCCTGCCGCCCGCTCCAGCCTTCATGATccaaatcatcaacatcaggTCACACGCCCCGGTGACCCTCGACATCAACGAGTCCAACTACAACCAATGGAGGTGTTTCTTAGACTCCATCCTTGGCAAATTCGGCCTCACCGCACAcgtctcctcgccgccgcccttaGATCAGCACGACACCAAGTGGGTGATGACTGACCACGTCGTTGTGAACTGGATATACACCACCATCTCGAAGAGTGTCTTCGACATCGTCTACCGGTTGCGCTCCAATGCCTTTACCATATGGGACGCCGTCGAGAGCCTCTTCCGTGACAACAAGCTCCAGCAGGCCGTCTACCTGGAAGCTAGGTTTCACACTCTCCAGCAGGGCGAGATGAGCATCACCGACTACACTACTCGCCTCAAGACGCTCACCGACAACCTGCGTGACGTCGGCCAACCTATCTCCGAGCCAAGCCAGGTGCTCAACCTGCTCTGCAACCTCAATCCGAAGTACCAGCATGTGAAGCCCATCATTACCACCAAGTTCCCGTCGCACACATTTATGAGTGCATGTTCTTACCTCCTCTTGGAGGAGTTGTGCGCTCATCACGACGAAAAGATGGACGTCGGTCAAGATCTCTACGCTGGCCATAGCTCATCCCCCAACAACGCCGATGGGAACAATGACACCTCTTTGGGCTCAGGTGGCTCCAAGAACTGGTCGCACACCAAAAAGCGTGACCGCGACTGTAGCTCCGGATCCAGCACCAACGATGGATCTGGTCCTCACAACAGCACCAACACCGACTCCAGTGGCCACGCTAAACATCCTTCTGCCCCTAGGCTTCCTTGGGTCACAGACTACAACCCTTGA